TCTACTTTTAAAAATGGCATCACTTAAACTGGCGCTTAggtattttaagaaatgtccAGCAGGAAGGACAGAACAGATTATAAGTAGCTTTGGGCTTTTTTGCTctgttaaattttgttttattggaGCTCTATTGAGCATGCACATTTTGAAAATCCTATTTactaagtatttttttatgttaaccTATATTTGTGCCAGCATAGCTGCAGACACATGAGATCTTTTGTATCTGTGTCACTGTCACTGCATGACATTAATGCTTGACATTTACTCATGGTCTGCAGATTTCTCCGCGACAAGGTCTCTTAAGGGTTCGTGAATTTACACTGGCTGAGATTGAGCACTTCGTGGATCCTGATGACAAGTCGCACCCTAAATTTGCTGAAGTATCCAAGTTGGAATTTTTAATGTTCCCAAGAGAAGACCAGGTGTCTGGACGGCAAGCTAGGAGAATAGTAATTGGTGAAGCAGTTTCTCAGGTCCATGGCACTCATTTTGCTTTTTAATCTCTACTGTGGCATATAATTTTCTCTTTGCTAACATCAACTTATCACATCCTGTATGCTCAGGGTATTGTCAATAATGAAACTCTCGGCTATTTTATTGGAAGAGTGTACTTGTTCCTCACCTTACTTGGAATCGATAAAGACCGCCTACGGTTTCGCCAACATCTGGCAAATGAGATGGCACATTATGCTGCCGATTGTTGGGATGCTGAAATTGAATGCTCATATGGGTGGATTGAGTGTGTTGGTATTGCCGACAGATCAGCATATGATTTACATGCTCACACGGTACGAGTTCATCAAGTTTGCTCATCTacattgtattttttaattttaaatcttgTGATATCTAAGTGCTCAACCTATGTTTTTGCAGGATAAAAGCGGTGTAGAACTAGTGGCACATGAGAAGTATGCTGAACCTAAAGAAGTGGAGGTCTCTACTCCGTCTTTCCTTAGCTCCTTCCCTAGTTTGTTACATCACTCTGAGCATACCCCATATTACTGAAATCAGGATTCTAGTATGTTGATTTAGCatgcaatatatataaatgctCTTTTAGAGTCTGAGGAGAGATTTATCCTTACACTTTCTGTTACACTCATAACATGATATCTTGACCTTGCCGACCTTTCTCCTCAGTTTCGTCTCTTTGACTGTCTGACTATGTCCTTTATAGTGGTTTTTTCATCTTGCTTTCTGACGTCTTTGCTTTATTCTGCAGAAACTTGTCATAACACCTATCAAGAAGGACCTGGGTCTTGCTTTCAAGGGAAACCAAAAGATGGTAGTTGAAGCATTACTGGTATGCAGTACTTCATTCTTTTTGTTATCATGCTTTACATTCCCTTTCGAAGTTACTACTAGAAGTCCATATGGTGTACTATATTACTCTTGTTTATGAGATTTTGTAAAGATTTTCTCATTTTGCTACTTCTGATTAGTCTATGGAAGAAAAGGAGGCTATGGAGTTGAAAGCAActttggaagaaaaattagAGGCTGAGTTCCGTGTTTGTACTCTTGACAAAGTTGTGACTATAAAGAAGAACATGGTGTCTATCTccaaagaaattaaaaaggaacACCAGAGGACTTTCACACCGTCTGTGATTGAACCTTCTTTTGGCATTGGGAGAATCATATACTGTCTCTATGAGCATTCTTTTTACACGAGAGCTAGTAAAGATGGGGATGAACTGTTGAATGTCTTCCGTTTCCCTCCATTGGTAGCTCCAATCAAATGTACAGTATTTCCCCTTGTCCAAAACCAACAATACGAGGAAGTTGCCAAAAGCATTGCCAGGTCATTGACTGCTGTTGGGATTTCTTACAAGATTGATATAACAGGTAACACCTTGGCATATGACATTTACCATAAATCTGTTTATACGTTAAACATGCTTATGTACGGTTATACCAATCTGTGTGTATGCCTTTTCTCTCtcgttttttatttctcttattctTTCTATCTGTTtcagcaatttttttttgtaaaccTATAGGAGGTGCACAGTTTAGTTTGACCATTGGCTTACTCTGTGATTTACTCCCATTATGAACTCAGGCTTCTAGTCTGTACTTGATAGGTACCTTGGGCTTATGTTGGTTCTATCAATTTGAACCAAATGTCATTCAAGCTAGCGCAGTTCCCTAGTCCTTTATTAACTTAATTGGCTTTATTATCTAAAAATCATACACATCTTGGGAGCTTAATTTGACATGTAGTTCCAGCTATTCATGTAAGCTTTACTTTGCAGGTACCTCGATAGGAAAGAGATATGCAAGGACTGATGAACTCGGAGTTCCTTTTGCCATCACAGTTGATTCTACAACCTCAGTGACGGTGCGTGAAAGAGATAGCAAGCAGCAAATTCGTGTGGATGTGGATAAGGTGGCATCTCTGATGAAAGAGGTAACTGATGGTGTGAGCACATGGCCGGATGTATTGTGGAAATACCCAACTCATTCATCCTGAGTCGAGCCTCCGTCGTCTCACAATACAATACGGAGTTGGTAAAATTATCTTcactaaaatttgaatttatttacatCTAGGCTGACTTGTCGCTAAGAATTACTTGATGACTTCTtgtcaattttgttttatatactCATATCGAGATGTTGTACGACCATGTTATGTTATTCAAACTCTACTCTTCAAGACATTGTTGATGGTTTGTTTGCTGCAAAGACTTGTACGATCAAAATTTGTTTCTGTTGTAGTGTTTTTAAGTTGGCATCTCATGAATTAGATGGTTTCCGATTGCATAAAATTTTCTGAAGGGTGCTTGAAATAATAGCCTCCGTCCACAATGAGTATATAATAACATAAGTTGGCACTCGATTAGTAAGTTAGGATACTAGTAAGGAAAATGATCAAAACAAAAGTGCATCTTAGTATATAAATGAGCTCAAATTGTGGTCTTAGGATTAGACAATcgaatggtcaataattaatcaaaaatatGAAAGGTTATTGTTAATCAGTCTCATTTAACAAAATTCCGGTTTAATGTCATTTTTAGATcaaaatgacctaaaaataaactaacaatAACTTAAATATGCTCTCCGTATtgtattactccatatttagtTTTTCATAGATCACAACCCCCTATAAGTAATAAACAAAGAACGATTGCAAATACATCTGGTATTTGTTCGGGAAATTATACTATGTACATCCTCTCCCggaatcaacaaaaattaagacAGATCTATCTATTGTGttattttacaatataatgtacaaataaaaataaaataaacagaaaCCACTTTATTAGTCGATTTTCATTTGCttctattattttcaatttttgtagggtaaaattaattgtatttgtaattttgcACATGcggaaatataaatattttgggccaaaaactaaaactttctccttgccaaaaataaaattcagtGATAcagcagaaaaaaaaatcagcttCGACCCCTGCTATGCTAGTGCAAAGTGTTGTGAAAATCCGTCGTTAATGGAAGTCTTGAAGAGGAGAGCATTTTGTCTGTGGCCGCCATCTGGTCGGAGTGGTGCTGTTTGTTTCACCTCCAAGGCTTATTCAACCGTGTTTTCACCTCAACCCCCCTGTTCTAGAACAGGTTATTTGCCTCCCATTTTActcaatttgtaatttttggtGGGGTTTAAGGTTAATTGTAGTTTTGGGAATGATTTAGCCCTTTTCTTGCTTATGTACACTTTCTAGTGGAGTATGGGAAAAAGGAGACTGTTTTGCTGATCAAGACTCAATTTTTATAGCTTGTCAAATGCGATGTTGATTTATCATGAATTAcatgattaattagtaatcCTCTGCGACTTCAGCTGTTATGTTTTGAGGTTGATATGTCTGTCTTAGTTTGGTTAGAATTTGAATAATGATTGCATAACTCGGTATAATCCTATTCTTGTGAAGAACTACTATCTTTCTTGATGGAAACTGGTGGATTCAGatcttattcttattattgtaTGCTGAAAATCTAAAATGCCGTGCAAGAATCCCAGAACCGAGAGGCATTCAGGCAAGCTGTTGTTAACACACTAGAGCGCCGTTTGTTTTATATCCCTTCCTTCAAAATCTACGGTGGTGTTGCTGGACTTTACGATTATGGCCCACCTGGTTGCGCTGTCAAGGCCAACATCCTTGCCTTTTGGCGCCAGGTTAGCACACttcccatttttccatataCTTTGGTTTGTGTCATAGTCGAAGGATAGGAAGTTTGATAtggtttgatttgatggtttaaGATTGTTTCAGTTTTCCTTCCATGACCACGTGATTGTCATTTTATGTTGGTTTAGTATGGACAATGGAGATGTTACAACCAATTCCTTTGCAATGTTGATTAGGATTTCACTTCAGTTGAGATAAATCATTTCCTACAGTAGTTATTTTATTGACTAAAAGATGTTAACCGTGTATATGATGACTGCAAGGACTGACGGTGAAAAATCGAGATATAATGAGATTCTTTGGTATtaactttttgtatgtttgTTAGATTACTGGTTGCATTTGTATATTAAGGTTTTCTATTTCCACGCTTTACGTCTTTGTATTTGAAACAGAATACTAGATTTCATGGATATACACTCTTTGAAATTTCGTTCTTCCCTGACATAGTAAAACTCTTACTTGCAAACTGCAATTCATCTCTGAGTTCACTTAATTCTGTCACGTTATTTgttcacaaacaaaaaatataaatgatgtTTTTGTTCATAACTATTTGAATTTCACAGCATTTTGTACTTGAAGAGAAGATGTTAGAAGTTGATTGCCCATGTGTCACGCCAGGCATTGTACTGGAGGCATCCGGTCATGTCGATAAGTTCACTGACCTTATGGTCAAAGATGAAAAGACAGGAGCCTGTCACCGAGCAGATCATTTGCTCAAGGATTTCTGCAAAGACAAGCTAGAGAAAGACCATGAACTTAGCGCTGAGGAGGCAGCTGAACTGAGACACATTCTCGCTGTTTTGGATGATTTCTCTGCAGAGGAGATCTGTGCGAAGATTAAGGAGTACCGCATTACTGCTCCAGATACTAAAAACTCTCTCTCAAACCCGTATCCTTTCAATCTTATGTTTCAGACATCAATTGGGCCATCTGGATCCAGCTCTGGGTGAGAATCTACAAGtctgatttttattttccaccaaTACGTAAACATACAAAATGGATATGCACACTCTTCGATTAACTTAGCTAGTCGAATTTGCTGCAGATACATGCGTCCGGAGACGGCTCAAGGTATATTTGTGAACTTTAAGgacttatactactataatggCAACAAGCTTCCTTTTGCAGCTGCACAGATTGGTCAAGCTTTCAGAAATGAGGTCTAGTATGCAATCTTACTATTAGTGCACAACACACGACCCACAAAGTCCAATATacaattttatgtccaaaaaGACAAAGAAAGTCTTGCGACTATTTCTAATTATATGGATAGCTATTCCTTTTTTCCGTCTTagtttctcttctttttcttagtTGCTTTTAATACGATTCAGCATATACCAACATGTGAACTTTGCAGATCTCTCCAAGGCAAGGCCTTTTAAGGGTCCGTGAATTTACGCTTGCTGAGATTGAACATTTTGTGGATCCTAAAGACAAGTCCTTTCCTAAATTTTCCGAGGTTTCAGACTtggaattatttatattcCCAAGAGAAGACCAGATGTCTGGACAACCAACAAGAAGGTTGACTATTGGCGAAGCAGTTTCTCAGGTTTCTATATCTTCTTGCTgagactctctctctctctctctctcactcctaATATCACCAGTGTGCTTTCCGTGTCTCAGGGGATCATTGATAATGAAACACTTGGTTATTATATAGGGAGAgtatacttatttttaactCAACTTGGAATTGCAAAAGATCGTCTGCATTTCCGCCAGCATCTGGGAAATGAGATGGCACACTATTCCGTAGACTGTTGGGATGCTGAAATAGAAAGCTCTTATGGTTGGGTCGAGTGTGTTGGAATTGCCGATAGATCAGCATATGATCTGCAGGCTCATGCGGTAAGTGTTCGCCTCATTTACTAATCTTCTTTGTGCCTGTGCTATTTATTGGGGGCAGATATGTCTTGTGTGAGAGAGCGTTTCTCAAGCAATTTCTAGAAGAAAACATTTGCATTTCGTCAAGTGATAATTGTGAGAGGCAGAAATATTTCTCTTTATGCTACAGAGAGATATGATGTTTATAGTTCTACTTTTGCAGGATCGAAGCAGTGTACCTTTGGTGGCATACGAAAAGTATGAACAGCCTAGAGAAGTCGAGGTCTGTCTTCGCTCTTAGTTCACTCTACACCACACATTCTTATAGAGATCATGATTAAAGTGTCAAAAGGCCCGTCTTTTTCTATAATCGGAGGGTGTCAGGcatttcatatttcactatCATAACTTCATAACTGGGAGAAATTGCATTGATTTGCCCTATCTTCAGAAACATATGTTTGTTTTTCAAGCTTTCTTTCTGAtactttttcatcttcttcagaAACTTACCATAGTTCCAGTTAAAAAGGAGCTCGGTCTTGCTTTCAAAGGTGATCATAAGATGGTGGTGGAAGCATTAGAGGTATTCTGTTATATATGTAGTATTATCTCATGtttcaacattatttatttactcaaTGAGGCATCACATTTATGTTTGCTTTATCTTTTTACTCATGATTTACCACTTCTGCAAAAACTGATTCAACTTGAAATCAGGTGATGGGCGAGAAAGAAGCATTGAAGATGAAAGCGAGTTTGGAAGATAAGGGAGAGGCCACCTTCCGTGTTTGCGCTCTTAACAAAGTTGTCACTATAAAGAATAGTATGGTGTCCATTTCCaaagagaagagaaaggaACATCAAAGGGTTTTCACACCATCGGTCATCGAGCCATCATTTGGAATTGGAAGGATCATATACTGTCTTTATGAGCACTCTTTTTACACGAGGCCTAGTAAATGCGGTGATGAGCAAGTGAACGTCTTCCGTTTCTCTCCACTGGTAGCTCCCATCAAATGCACAGTGTTTCCCCTCGTTCAGAACCAAGAATATGAGGAGGTTGCTAAGCAGATTGCCAAGTCACTGACGGCTTCTGGAATTTCGTACAAGATTGATGTAACAGGTACTCTCTTGTGGAGAGTTATCTTTATCTTGAAGATTGTGCACACTCCATTATCCATAGTTGATCAATAAACCCTAATTACAGCGAACCTAAAATATGCAGGGACCTCTATAGGAAAGAGATATGCTAGGACCGATGAGCTTGGAGTTCCTTTTGCCATTACAGTTGATTCTACGTCCTCTGTGACTGTTCGAGAGAGAGATAGCAAGCAGCAGATTCGTGTGAAGGTTGATGAGGTGGTGTCTGTGGTCAAGCAACTGACAGATGGCTCAGTCAGTTGGGGTGGTGTTTTGTTGAGGTATCCAACTCATTTGCCGTGACCAACACTGAGTTGGTTCGTTAGGTAGGCCTATCATACAATCCTCGCTAAATGTTATCATTCTTTTACCTCTTTCACACAATAATAGTGACATTCTTTATCTAATCACACAATCTCTCTTTCAGCCAAAGTGGTTGAGCtactttgatttgtttttttgggtCACTACACATTTTGTGCCAATTCCATTCCTGTCTTAAACTTTGTATATTAGTCATGCAAGATTGATGAATTCAATTCCTTAATGTGGGATGATGTTATCTGTCATCAATATCTTACCCCTTTTACAAGTTACTATTACAAATATGTAGCATGCTATACCAATTACacaattctaataaatatatgcCTTTCTTGATTTAGGCATCATGAATTGGGATTAATTCCAGTTTGCCTCCATAAATCTGTGGAAGCTGATCTACATCTATCTCTTCCAGCAGAGCACTTTGTAGTTTCTTGTTGTCAACAAATGTGATCTGCATAGCACTAAAATATCAGatatatttcttcaaaaaagAAGCATAGTATAATTCCAATCAAAGCTTATGTGAAGCCGAAATTGACCTTTTTTCTGGTATTTTTGTCAACAAATGGGTACACAATCTTCCATGCCGTCATGAATACATACGATACATGAACAAAGAATAGTTTCTTGAGTCTTTCCGGGTAATAATCCTATCACATACGGATTGAAACAGTTAGTAGGGACGTCAATGCAATCTAAACTTATTTTGATGACGATTGTTATCTCGCACCTGTAAAATGGAAAGAACTGCAATGTACCCTCGAACATCGCTGTTGGAGTAGCCAAATCCTTCAAGATCCACAATTATTGTGAACTTCTCCTCCCCATAAGGAATTCTTGCATAAAAAAACCCAAACCAAATTAGTACTTAATTAGAAAATGCTCATAGAAATTTCTAAATGTCAGAAATATGTAGCATGACTAGATTCATTATTACCTCGAGCATATCTTATCCAAAGCATAAACTGCATAACctgaaaaaacaattaaaataatacagtaaTTCATAAACTGTTGTTgcaaaaaatagaatatatatgtaAGTATAGTACTAACGTTTGAGTTCTTCATATGTTCCTTTGCTGGGAAAATGCTTAGCACCGAAAACGAGTGCAACGGGACAGCCTCTCTTATCCGTGCCTTGCATAAACACCTTGTTGTGTGCTATGTGATTGGGAGCCTCAGATGCTGAAATCGAGCCCCTTGGGACGAATTTTCGCCTCCATGCCATGTACTTGATCAGCATCGCGGAAGCCTTCCCGATGTCAAGATCACGAGCACGAAGAAATCTTCTCAATGTCGCTTCATCTACTTCCTGCATAATTTCCAGTTTTCATTATCTCAtgctctgtgtgtgtgtgtttggaGCATGCTGTACTACATACCTTGCAAGCTGGATCTTGCTTTGCAGCTAACTCTCTCAATTGATGagtcttctttttttcctcaTCACCATTGCTTTGcatctcttcatttttctcCTCTATACAATTGGGAGAGTAAaatgtttcttcttccttttcttctaCTTCTTGATTCAAAGTTTTCTCCATCtgggatttaattatgaagtAAGATTATGGAAATATTCTATGTGTAGTTGTGTTTATTGAATTTGGAAACTGTGATGAATTTCAGTCACAGAATGAAAGAGCTTAGGCAGATTAATTACATTTAGGCAAGATGGAGGTAGGGGGCTCAAGGGAGAAGGAAAAGTCATGTGATTTGGCCATCAAGTTTggaaattcatatttattgactTGTTTGGcaatttgtgttgatttttccTGTCTTGGTGCTAATGCtatgttttttgtttggaaTATAGCTTTCTAGAAGTTGTTATGGGTATTAAACTTTAGTCAATTGAGATTGATAACACAACCGACGAAATTACTGATCCACAACTTGACCGATTGGACCAGTTTCACAAATGATTGAGTAAGAATACTGTAGCAAATATCCATatatacttaaataattataaaaataaaataaaattagtaaaagaaatatattaaataattatacaataattattaaaatttagtggttgataaaatataattaaaatttatggacaataaaattttaaaaaaattactccatatatatcATCTTTGTCCGCAATTAAATTTCTCATTCTGATATGTCCCCTGTTACTTGTCTCATTTTACTGGACATCACATTCCGTTAACTCATTCTACTTATATCTcatcataaaattagtaaaaatgagtctcacgtaatttttttaattcatatattttcacatttcttaaagcatgagccataaaaaaaaaagacgcATTGGAGACGAAAAGagttaaactaaaattaattaatttattattttataaataaaaaaactaaatatgaattattagCCGTGAAGACACAGAAGTTCAATTAATGTTTtataagaatatttaaaatttttaatatttcataaaagtGTGTTAAGGTGCTAGAGATATCAATTTAGCTTGAAATACATGATAAAATGTATGGAAAATTAGGATCATAACCAAAATTtacaacatatataaaagaaattaactAACTCGTATTAGATTTATTCCAAATCGATGGACTCATTTGATTAGCTTTTGTGAATATAACACAGTTTTAAATCCAGATTAGGTGGAGATTCAAAGTAAGCAAAATGGTAAAGACACCGGATTCGTGACCTTGAGCTTGatcttaatatatatatatatatatatatatatatatatatatatatatatatatataggggtgtgttagggtccttacaacatcttagtgtaaaacacagcactaatcacagcccttggatcattagattggatggttgtgattagttacattatcatactaaaaatctacattattagccgatgtacattattagactagaaatgtacattgtaagactaaaactgtacattattaaactaaagtgctacattattattcgagctacattattagtctaaaattctacatcattagatgacacgtggcattaatctaaccgttagaTCATAAGATCCAATGGAttgcaagtgttttgagttttacttatacttagcgttctgacctgaatacatccctatatatatatatatatagatacctatatatagagaaatgatatgctacatgCCTTATGTGGGCTCCTTATATGAGCACCACTCTCGTTTGACACACGTTTAGTATCGTTTGTTTCGATTTATCTATTTAGCTtaattctaatacattaaaaaatgttattgcaatttttaa
The nucleotide sequence above comes from Salvia hispanica cultivar TCC Black 2014 chromosome 5, UniMelb_Shisp_WGS_1.0, whole genome shotgun sequence. Encoded proteins:
- the LOC125187973 gene encoding glycine--tRNA ligase, mitochondrial 1-like; translated protein: MDAAQREAFRHLVLNALERRLFFIPSFKIYRGVAGLYDYGPPGCAVKANVLAFWRQHFVLEENMLEVDCPCVTPEVVLKASGHVDKFTDLMVKDEKTGTCYRADHLLKDYCKEKLEKDPKLSEEKAAELKHVLAMLDDLSSEELGAKIKEYGITAPDTKNSLSDPYPFNLMFQTSIGPSGASTGYMRPETAQGIFVNFKDLYYYNGNKLPFAAAQIGQAFRNEISPRQGLLRVREFTLAEIEHFVDPDDKSHPKFAEVSKLEFLMFPREDQVSGRQARRIVIGEAVSQGIVNNETLGYFIGRVYLFLTLLGIDKDRLRFRQHLANEMAHYAADCWDAEIECSYGWIECVGIADRSAYDLHAHTDKSGVELVAHEKYAEPKEVEKLVITPIKKDLGLAFKGNQKMVVEALLSMEEKEAMELKATLEEKLEAEFRVCTLDKVVTIKKNMVSISKEIKKEHQRTFTPSVIEPSFGIGRIIYCLYEHSFYTRASKDGDELLNVFRFPPLVAPIKCTVFPLVQNQQYEEVAKSIARSLTAVGISYKIDITGTSIGKRYARTDELGVPFAITVDSTTSVTVRERDSKQQIRVDVDKVASLMKEVTDGVSTWPDVLWKYPTHSS
- the LOC125188976 gene encoding glycine--tRNA ligase, mitochondrial 1-like isoform X1; this translates as MEVLKRRAFCLWPPSGRSGAVCFTSKAYSTVFSPQPPCSRTESQNREAFRQAVVNTLERRLFYIPSFKIYGGVAGLYDYGPPGCAVKANILAFWRQHFVLEEKMLEVDCPCVTPGIVLEASGHVDKFTDLMVKDEKTGACHRADHLLKDFCKDKLEKDHELSAEEAAELRHILAVLDDFSAEEICAKIKEYRITAPDTKNSLSNPYPFNLMFQTSIGPSGSSSGYMRPETAQGIFVNFKDLYYYNGNKLPFAAAQIGQAFRNEISPRQGLLRVREFTLAEIEHFVDPKDKSFPKFSEVSDLELFIFPREDQMSGQPTRRLTIGEAVSQGIIDNETLGYYIGRVYLFLTQLGIAKDRLHFRQHLGNEMAHYSVDCWDAEIESSYGWVECVGIADRSAYDLQAHADRSSVPLVAYEKYEQPREVEKLTIVPVKKELGLAFKGDHKMVVEALEVMGEKEALKMKASLEDKGEATFRVCALNKVVTIKNSMVSISKEKRKEHQRVFTPSVIEPSFGIGRIIYCLYEHSFYTRPSKCGDEQVNVFRFSPLVAPIKCTVFPLVQNQEYEEVAKQIAKSLTASGISYKIDVTGTSIGKRYARTDELGVPFAITVDSTSSVTVRERDSKQQIRVKVDEVVSVVKQLTDGSVSWGGVLLRYPTHLP
- the LOC125188976 gene encoding glycine--tRNA ligase, mitochondrial 1-like isoform X2, coding for MLEVDCPCVTPGIVLEASGHVDKFTDLMVKDEKTGACHRADHLLKDFCKDKLEKDHELSAEEAAELRHILAVLDDFSAEEICAKIKEYRITAPDTKNSLSNPYPFNLMFQTSIGPSGSSSGYMRPETAQGIFVNFKDLYYYNGNKLPFAAAQIGQAFRNEISPRQGLLRVREFTLAEIEHFVDPKDKSFPKFSEVSDLELFIFPREDQMSGQPTRRLTIGEAVSQGIIDNETLGYYIGRVYLFLTQLGIAKDRLHFRQHLGNEMAHYSVDCWDAEIESSYGWVECVGIADRSAYDLQAHADRSSVPLVAYEKYEQPREVEKLTIVPVKKELGLAFKGDHKMVVEALEVMGEKEALKMKASLEDKGEATFRVCALNKVVTIKNSMVSISKEKRKEHQRVFTPSVIEPSFGIGRIIYCLYEHSFYTRPSKCGDEQVNVFRFSPLVAPIKCTVFPLVQNQEYEEVAKQIAKSLTASGISYKIDVTGTSIGKRYARTDELGVPFAITVDSTSSVTVRERDSKQQIRVKVDEVVSVVKQLTDGSVSWGGVLLRYPTHLP
- the LOC125188976 gene encoding glycine--tRNA ligase, mitochondrial 1-like isoform X3: MVKDEKTGACHRADHLLKDFCKDKLEKDHELSAEEAAELRHILAVLDDFSAEEICAKIKEYRITAPDTKNSLSNPYPFNLMFQTSIGPSGSSSGYMRPETAQGIFVNFKDLYYYNGNKLPFAAAQIGQAFRNEISPRQGLLRVREFTLAEIEHFVDPKDKSFPKFSEVSDLELFIFPREDQMSGQPTRRLTIGEAVSQGIIDNETLGYYIGRVYLFLTQLGIAKDRLHFRQHLGNEMAHYSVDCWDAEIESSYGWVECVGIADRSAYDLQAHADRSSVPLVAYEKYEQPREVEKLTIVPVKKELGLAFKGDHKMVVEALEVMGEKEALKMKASLEDKGEATFRVCALNKVVTIKNSMVSISKEKRKEHQRVFTPSVIEPSFGIGRIIYCLYEHSFYTRPSKCGDEQVNVFRFSPLVAPIKCTVFPLVQNQEYEEVAKQIAKSLTASGISYKIDVTGTSIGKRYARTDELGVPFAITVDSTSSVTVRERDSKQQIRVKVDEVVSVVKQLTDGSVSWGGVLLRYPTHLP
- the LOC125188978 gene encoding phosphatidylinositol transfer protein 3-like, which gives rise to MEKTLNQEVEEKEEETFYSPNCIEEKNEEMQSNGDEEKKKTHQLRELAAKQDPACKEVDEATLRRFLRARDLDIGKASAMLIKYMAWRRKFVPRGSISASEAPNHIAHNKVFMQGTDKRGCPVALVFGAKHFPSKGTYEELKRYAVYALDKICSRIPYGEEKFTIIVDLEGFGYSNSDVRGYIAVLSILQDYYPERLKKLFFVHVSYVFMTAWKIVYPFVDKNTRKKITFVDNKKLQSALLEEIDVDQLPQIYGGKLELIPIHDA